The following proteins are encoded in a genomic region of Oncorhynchus keta strain PuntledgeMale-10-30-2019 chromosome 6, Oket_V2, whole genome shotgun sequence:
- the stoml3b gene encoding stomatin (EPB72)-like 3b, with amino-acid sequence MEMDSEIESGRKRRVNSKDDLIADVGSGSLGCCGWLIVILSGLCVFSLFPFTIWFCIKIVQEYERAVIFRLGRITDRNAKGPGIFFVLPCTDSFVKVDLRTVSFDIPPQEILTKDSVTVCVDGVVYFRVSDPISSVANVSNADFSTRLLAQTTLRNVLGTKNLAELLSDREGISHSMQASLDEATDPWGIKVERVEIKDVKLPHQLQRAMAAEAEATREARAKVIAAEGEMNASRALKEASLVIAESPSGLQLRYLQTLTTIAAEKNSTIIFPLPMDVISHFMKK; translated from the exons ctgatgTTGGTTCAGGGAGCCTAGGTTGCTGTGGCTGGCTCATTGTGATCCTGTCCGGACTGTGCgtcttctccctgttcccctTCACCATCTGGTTCTGTATAAAG atagtTCAGGAGTATGAACGTGCTGTCATCTTCAGGCTGGGCCGTATTACAGACCGGAATGCTAAGGGACCAG GTATCTTTTTTGTGCTGCCATGCACAGACTCCTTCGTGAAGGTGGACCTGAGAACCGTGTCATTCGACATTCCTCCACAGGAG ATCCTGACTAAGGACTCCGTGACAGTGTGTGTTGATGGGGTGGTGTACTTCCGGGTGAGTGACCCCATCTCCTCGGTGGCCAACGTGTCCAACGCAGACTTCTCCACCCGTCTCCTGGCCCAGACCACCCTGAGAAACGTCCTGGGAACCAAGAACCTGGCAGAGCTGTTATCAGACCGCGAGGGCATCTCACACAGTATGCAG GCCAGTCTGGACGAGGCTACTGACCCGTGGGGTATCAAGGTGGAGCGTGTGGAGATCAAGGATGTGAAGCTGCCCCACCAGCTACAGAGAGCCATGGCTGCAGAGGCAGAGGCCACCCGGGAGGCCAGAGCGAAG gTGATAGCGGCGGAGGGGGAGATGAACGCCTCTCGGGCCCTGAAGGAGGCGTCTCTAGTGATCGCTGAGTCTCCATCAGGCCTCCAGCTGAGATACCTCCAGACCCTCACCACCATCGCTGCGGAGAAGAACTCCACCATCATCTTCCCTCTGCCCATGGACGTCATCAGTCACTTCATGAAAAAGTGA